Proteins encoded in a region of the Podospora pseudopauciseta strain CBS 411.78 chromosome 6, whole genome shotgun sequence genome:
- a CDS encoding hypothetical protein (EggNog:ENOG503NXB8; COG:S; CAZy:GT2_Glyco_trans_2): MGIGNYFKAEKPGKSEEAQQQQQVQQLQPPQPRRGSRQHGHQQGQSSVSEKPPSERLTHNEHELQLPTPRGSSRPQSVSGRSIKSTGSSMFLDDIKHEVMVNYLYQQQCSHLWVSDGSGEIEGVLLRKSRGQYMACPPSLGNSPFAMACAALNVQCAMTVNSRVIKTFLAWSPDAVDVPLMNGLRVQILPTIDDLPRARKHQFAAFVASEGLLIVWDDEALHLVERARGIEKELMDLVWKAGAEEDEEEKGGLPIPVEAEVDEESGELKPEKRPVHLLNTYLVSLTLILVTVSLGAAFRQLAIEVSVDNNYTRLALVALFPVQIFFTLFFAQVIVGCLAQIFGPIRQLTINSKFYSARPPPRLQAAILPHVTVQCPVYKEGLNGVIAPTVKSIKQAMSTYELQGGSANMFINDDGLQLISEEDRRARIEFYADHSIGWVARPKHGENGFTRKGKFKKASNMNFALMISCKVEEKLEQIQRTPDWSQHDEAMAYERALKEVLEADGRAWADGNIRVGDYILLIDSDTRVPADCLLDAVSEMELSPDVGIMQFSSGVMQVVHTYFENGITFFTNLIYSAIRYTVSNGDVAPFVGHNAILRWSAIQQVSYEDEDGYEKFWSESHVSEDFDMSLRLQCNGYIIRLAAWAGEGFKEGVSLTVYDELARWEKYAYGCNELLFHPIRMWIWKGPFTPLFRRFLFSNIRFTSKITVVSYIGTYYAIGAAWIMTSVNYFLMGWFNGYLDKYYVDSWQVWFSIIIVFNGLGNIALAVMRYRVGERNILYAIFENFKWTFLLAIFLGGLSLHVSQALLAHMFEIDMTWGATSKEAEFSNFFIEVPKVLKKFKFSMLFASLFIAGMVILAVAPFIPYSWHITDFVAILPMATVAASHLLLPLALNPALMTFSW, from the exons TGAGCACGAACTTCAGCTTCCCACACCGCGGGGGAGCTCGAGGCCGCAGTCAGTATCAGGTCGGTCCATCAAGTCAACAGGTAGCTCCATGTTCCTCGATGACATCAAGCACGAGGTCATGGTAAACTACCTTTACCAACAGCAGTGCTCGCACTTGTGGGTATCAGATGGCAGCGGCGAGATAGAGGGCGTACTGTTGCGCAAGTCAAGGGGACAGTACATGGCCTGCCCGCCATCACTTGGAAACTCCCCATTCGCCATGGCTTGCGCTGCGCTCAATGTTCAG TGTGCCATGACTGTCAACTCCAGAGTTATCAAGACCTTTTTGGCCTGGTCGCCCGATGCCGTTGATGTGCCATTGATGAACGGCTTGCGCGTTCAGATTCTTCCCACTATTGACGACCTGCCACGTGCCAGAAAGCACCAGTTCGCCGCTTTTGTTGCCTCCGAGGGCCTCCTGATTGTGTGGGACGACGAGGCGCTACACCTGGTGGAGAGAGCGAGAGGTATCGAGAAGGAGCTGATGGACTTGGTCTGGAAGGCTGGCgctgaggaagatgaggaggaaaagggtGGACTTCCCATCCCTGTGGAGGCcgaggttgacgaggagagCGGAGAGTTGAAGCCCGAGAAGAGACCAGTCCATCTGCTCAACACCTATCTCGTCAGCTTGACCCTCATTCTGGTCACCGTCTCTCTGGGCGCCGCCTTCCGCCAGCTCGCCATTGAGGTTTCGGTCGACAACAACTACACCCGCTTGGCCCTCGTCGCCTTGTTCCCAGTTCAGATCTTCTTCACGCTCTTCTTCGCCCAGGTTATCGTCGGTTGCCTGGCTCAAATCTTTGGTCCGATCCGCCAGCTCACCATCAACTCCAAGTTTTACTCTGCGCGCCCACCTCCGAGACTGCAGGCGGCCATCCTGCCACACGTGACGGTCCAGTGCCCCGTCTACAAGGAGGGTCTCAACGGTGTCATTGCGCCCACCGTCAAGTCCATCAAGCAGGCCATGTCGACATACGAACTGCAGGGTGGATCTGCCAACATGTTCATCAACGATGATGGCCTTCAGTTGATCTCGGAAGAAGACCGCCGCGCCCGCATCGAGTTCTACGCCGACCACAGCATTGGTTGGGTTGCCCGTCCCAAGCACGGCGAGAATGGTTTCACTCGCAAGGGCAAGTTCAAGAAGGCTTCTAACATGAACTTTGCCCTCATGATTTCGTgcaaggtcgaggagaagctcgaGCAGATTCAGCGCACCCCGGATTGGTCTCAGCACGATGAAGCGATGGCCTACGAGCGTGCTCTCAAGGAGGTCCTCGAGGCCGATGGCCGCGCCTGGGCTGATGGTAACATCCGTGTTGGTGATTATATCCTGCTGATTGACTCTGATACCCGTGTCCCCGCCGATTGCCTGCTCGACGCCGTCTCCGAGATGGAGCTCTCTCCCGATGTCGGCATTATGCAATTCTCGTCCGGTGTCATGCAGGTCGTCCACACCTACTTTGAGAACGGCATtaccttcttcaccaacctcatctATAGTGCTATTCGGTACACTGTCTCCAACGGTGATGTCGCCCCCTTTGTCGGTCACAATGCCATTCTCCGCTGGTCCGCTATTCAGCAGGTCTCGtatgaggacgaggatgggtACGAAAAGTTCTGGTCTGAAAGCCACGTGTCTGAAGATTTCGACATGTCACTGCGTCTCCAGTGCAATGGTTACATCATTCGTCTCGCTGCGTGGGCCGGTGAAGGGTTCAAGGAAGGTGTGTCACTTACCGTGTACGACGAGTTGGCCCGTTGGGAAAAGTATGCCTATGGTTGCAACGAGCTGCTCTTCCACCCTATTCGCATGTGGATCTGGAAAGGGCCATTCACTCCTCTCTTTCGCCGCTTCCTGTTCTCCAACATTCGCTTCACCTCCAAGATCACCGTCGTTTCTTATATCGGTACCTATTACGCTATCGGCGCTGCCTGGATCATGACCAGCGTCAACTACTTCCTCATGGGCTGGTTCAACGGGTACCTCGACAAGTACTATGTTGACTCGTGGCAGGTTTGGttctccatcatcattgTGTTCAACGGGCTGGGCAACATCGCCCTGGCTGTCATGAGATACCGTGTCGGCGAGCGCAACATTCTGTACGCCATCTTTGAGAACTTCAAGTGGACCTTCTTGCTGGCCATCTTCTTGGGTGGTCTCTCGCTGCACGTTTCGCAGGCCCTGCTGGCCCACATGTTTGAGATCGACATGACATGGGGTGCCACCAGCAAGGAGGCCGAGTTCTCCAACTTCTTTATCGAAGTGCCCAAGGTGCTCAAGAAG TTCAAATTCTCAATGCTTTTCGCCTCACTCTTCATTGCCGGCATGGTCATCCTCGCCGTTGCGCCCTTTATTCCTTACAGCTGGCACATCACCGACTTTGTGGCCATCCTTCCCATGGCGACCGTCGCGGCATCGCATCTGTTGCTGCCGCTTGCTCTCAACCCAGCGCTGATGACCTTCTCGTGGTAA
- the NEW1 gene encoding [NU+] prion formation protein 1 (EggNog:ENOG503NUZG; COG:Q): MTVVPINGAAPPVADVAAILETIFNASSSNQSIEACYALCDILINTTGFRGLHHYNIISEIKKASIDKKSGFRREGAQNLLGALFERLPPAAPITEVVFLIQDGGLLKIALDALADKGAIVREAAQYGIDALFANLSPEAMVAALLPAIVEYIKKAGGKWQGVVGAFKIMEKMANKAQITIGSTKEQAAEQDIMREAMGSKLATLIPITENGMLDMKTEVEKQALKTMTAITTLLSNDDVASRIPLLIETMHHPSVEAVHKAIHALSQTTFVAIVTSPVLALLTPFLERSLNNPSTPQEVLRQTVVITENLTKLVHDPIEARTFLPKLQPGVKSVVNRASLPEVREIATRALAVMDKAMGNDNSASLTIIERTSAEDVAKVLDQEIKKNGGLNGDEALYKLAAPFISSMVCEDVNHRHLDRIPRKIAPYLKDLLRKPEASDAVAEAVHKFYVEEDARKYGVPEKEDDGEIEIVNADFSLAYGGMLLLSHTNLRLLKGHRYGLCGRNGAGKSTLMKSIANGKLEGFPSQDVLRTCYVEHNQGEDADISILEFVSKDPTIAKEGKERIVTVLEEFGFTSGPEGRQSQKVGSLSGGWKMKLALARAMLQRADVLLLDEPTNHLDVANIKWLENYLKTHSDITSLIVSHDSGFLDEVTTDIYHYEPNKKLGHYKGNLAAFVKRRPEAKSYYTLSASLVQFKFPPPGILSGVKSNTRAIIRMTNVSYTYPKAPKPSLSDASCQLTLSSRVAIIGPNGAGKSTLIKLLTGEVIPTTGKVEKHPNLRIGYIKQHALEHVEMHLEKTPNQYLQWRYAHGDDREVHMKQTRALSDQDREQMDKFVEVGGGKAPRQIEALVGRQKYKKTFQYEIKWRGFLPKHNSHFSRETLLELGFDKLVQEFDDHEASREGLGYRELQPSVISKHFEDLGLDPEIANHNEIGSLSGGQKVKVVIAGAMWNNPHLLVLDEPTNFLDRDSLGGLAVAIREFKGGVVMISHNEEFVGALASETWHVDNGRVTHRSNNAIALDRFEDSANTSAVPSAVPSGLNTPALSSAAPSAVNSGVEDNAGEALKFRARKKKKMTKKELKEREARRRLRHIDWLNSPKGTPKPLDTDDEADD; encoded by the exons ATGACTGTCGTTCCCATCAACGGCGCTGCCCCCCCGGTGGCAGACGTCGCAGCCATCCTCGAGACCATCTTCAACGCCTCTTCGTCCAATCAATCGATCGAAGCCTGCTACGCTCTCTGCGACATCCTGATCAACACAACGGGTTTCCGTGGCCTCCACCACTACAACATCATCTccgagatcaagaaggctTCCATCGACAAGAAGAGCGGTTTCCGCCGCGAGGGTGCCCAGAACCTCCTTGGTGCCCTGTTTGAGCGGCTGCCCCCAGCTGCGCCCATTACCGAGGTTGTTTTCCTCATCCAGGATGGTGGCCTTCTCAAGATTGCTCTCGATGCCCTTGCCGACAAGGGCGCCATTGTCCGCGAGGCTGCTCAGTATGGCATCGATGCCTTGTTCGCCAACCTGAGCCCCGAGGCCATGGTCGCTGCCCTCCTGCCCGCCATCGTCGAGtacatcaagaaggccggTGGAAAGTGGCAGGGTGTTGTCGGCGCCTTCAAGATCATGGAGAAGATGGCCAACAAGGCTCAGATCACCATTGGCAGCACCAAGGAGCAGGCCGCCGAGCAGGATATCATGCGCGAGGCCATGGGCTCCAAGCTTGCCACTCTGATTCCCATCACCGAGAATGGCATGTTGGATATGAAGACCGAGGTCGAGAAGCAGGCTCTCAAGACCATGACGGCCATCACGACCCTTCTCTCCAATGACGATGTCGCATCTCGCATTCCTCTCCTGATCGAGACCATGCATCACCCATCTGTTGAGGCGGTGCACAAGGCCATCCACGCCCTCTCCCAGACAACCTTTGTCGCCATCGTCACCTCTCCCGTTCTCGCCCTTTTGACTCCTTTCCTGGAGCGctctctcaacaacccctcgACTCCCCAAGAAGTTCTCCGCCAGACCGTTGTCATTACCGAGAACTTGACCAAGCTCGTCCACGACCCCATCGAGGCCCGTACTTTCCTCCCCAAGCTTCAGCCTGGTGTGAAGAGCGTCGTCAACCGCGCCTCGCTCCCCGAGGTTCGTGAGATCGCCACCCGTGCGTTGGCCGTCATGGACAAGGCTATGGGTAACGACAACTCGGCATCCTTGACAATTATTGAGCGCACTTCGGCTGAGGATGTTGCCAAGGTGTTGGACCAGGAAATCAAGAAGAACGGCGGCCTAAATGGCGACGAAGCCCTCTACAAGCTGGCCGCTCCATTTATTTCCTCAATGGTTTGCGAAGACGTCAACCACCGCCACCTTGATCGCATCCCTAGGAAGATTGCGCCCTACCTCAAGGACCTGTTGCGAAAGCCCGAAGCCAGCGATGCCGTCGCCGAGGCCGTTCACAAGTTCTatgtggaagaggatgcGCGTAAGTACGGTGTTCCAGAAAAGGAAGACGACGGTGAGATTGAGATTGTCAACGCCGACTTCTCTCTGGCTTATGGTGGTATGCTTTTGTTGTCGCATACGAACCTTAGGCTCCTGAAGGGTCATCGTTACGGCTTGTGTGGTCGCAATGGTGCTGGAAAGTCGACTCTGATGAAGAGTATCGCCAATGGAAAGCTCGAGGGCTTCCCGTCTCAAGATGTTTTGCGCACTTGCTACGTCGAACACAACCAGGGTGAGGATGCCGATATCAGCATTCTCGAGTTTGTTTCCAAGGATcccaccatcgccaaggaaggaaaggagcGCATTGTTACCGTCTTGGAGGAGTTCGGTTTCACATCGGGCCCCGAGGGCAGGCAATCGCAAAAGGTTGGGTCTCTCTCTGGTGGTTGGAAGATGAAGCTGGCTCTTGCCCGTGCCATGCTTCAAAGAGCCGATGTTTTGTTACTCGACGAACCTACCAATCACTTGGACGTCGCCAACATCAAGTGGCTTGAGAACTACCTCAAGACACACTCCGACATCACCAGTTTGATCGTGTCTCACGACTCGGGCTTCCTGGACGAGGTCACCACCGATATCTACCACTACGAGCCCAACAAGAAGCTTGGCCACTACAAGGGCAATCTTGCTGCCTTTGTCAAGCGCCGCCCCGAGGCCAAGAGCTACTACACTCTGTCTGCTTCGCTCGTCCAGTTCAAGTTTCCTCCCCCCGGCATTCTGAGTGGTGTCAAGTCCAACACACGCGCCATCATCCGCATGACCAACGTCTCGTACACATACCCCAAGGCGCCCAAGCCATCCCTGTCAGATGCTTCTTGCCAGCTGACTCTGTCGTCGCGTGTTGCCATCATTGGCCCCAACGGTGCTGGCAAGTCTACCCTCATCAAGCTGTTGACCGGTGAAGTTATTCCCACCACTGGAAAGGTGGAGAAGCACCCCAACCTTCGTATCGGTTACATCAAGCAGCACGCCCTCGAGCACGTCGAAATGCATCTCGAGAAGACGCCCAACCAGTATCTTCAATGGCGTTATGCCCATGGTGACGATCGTGAAGTGCACATGAAGCAGACCCGTGCGCTGTCCGACCAGGATCGCGAGCAGATGGACAAGtttgtcgaggttggtggcGGTAAGGCTCCTCGCCAGATCGAGGCCCTTGTCGGTCGCCAAAAATACAAGAAGACATTCCAATACGAGAT CAAATGGCGTGGCTTCCTGCCCAAGCACAACTCTCACTTTTCTCGCGAGACTTTGCTCGAGCTCGGCTTCGACAAGTTGGTGCAGGAGTTTGACGACCACGAGGCTTCGCGTGAAGGTCTCGGTTACCGTGAGCTCCAGCCTTCCGTCATCAGCAAGCACTTTGAGGATCTCGGTCTTGATCCCGAGATTGCGAACCACAATGAGATTGGCTCGCTCTCCGGAGGTCAAAAGGTCAAGGTTGTCATTGCCGGTGCCATGTGGAACAACCCCCATTTGCTCGTGCTTGACGAGCCTACTAACTTCTTGGACCGTGACTCCCTCGGTGGCCTAGCTGTTGCCATTCGCGAGTTCAAGGGCGGCGTGGTGATGATTTCCCACAACGAAGAGTTTGTGGGAGCCCTGGCTTCCGAGACTTGGCACGTTGACAACGGGCGGGTCACGCATCGCAGCAACAATGCCATTGCGCTGGATCGGTTCGAAGACAGTGCCAACACCAGTGCGGTCCCCAGTGCTGTTCCCAGCGGGCTTAACACACCCGCCCTGAGCAGCGCCGCCCCCAGCGCCGTCAACAGCGGTGTCGAGGACAATGCCGGCGAGGCCTTGAAGTTCCGggcgagaaagaagaagaagatgaccaAGAAAGAGCTCAAGGAACGTGAGGCCAGGCGCCGGTTGAGGCACATCGATTGGCTCAACAGTCCCAAGGGCACCCCCAAGCCCCTTGATACGGATGATGAGGCGGACGACTAA
- a CDS encoding hypothetical protein (EggNog:ENOG503P0QV; COG:M; COG:W), whose amino-acid sequence MVQVYTLLFIMQTRSRSVWRASATLLSVLAMLPSPIMAETKRAEPKALGEVLAGNEELSTYYSLIKKSPDILLQLPHSGGVTLIAPSNEAFNKTQSLNLEDSNLITSLLQYHILPLSVNVSSLEPGPSYLFPTLLTSSNYTNVTAGQNILLSRQHDDTTVVTSGLGTRSTFFESPDQDIPFTGGFIQIVDTLLVPPSRLEITARDAYKDLTSFLGALYKSGLSPALSSQKDITILAPRNAAFQSIASALDPLSREDLATVLKYHIIPDKVLSSSDLSALGNSTGSSLATLLGADSRASKVTVSRAGNNIFFNSAQLLQSDILLANGVIHIIDNVLNPDEFAEVPDLEAKSQTPVFQVSKGAETRTGTRVPAPFTTWLPCTTDCPEPTVDANTQRTATTTGRNGVNSQTSSGMGAQVTALAGILGAVGVGVIGMGVM is encoded by the exons ATGGTTCAGGTCTACAcactcctcttcatcatgcAGACAAGGTCAAGATCGGTGTGGAGGGCTTCAGCCACTCTACTCAGTGTACTAGCGATGCTACCATCGCCAATTATGGCTGAGACCAAACGGGCGGAGCCAAAGGCTTTGGGAGAGGTCCTCGCAGGCAATGAGGAGCTCTCGACATACTACAGTTTGATCAAG AAAAGCCCGGACATTCTTTTGCAGCTCCCTCACTCAGGCGGCGTGACT CTTATCGCCCCGTCGAACGAAGCCTTCAACAAGACCCAATCCTTAAACCTGGAAGACTCCAACCTtatcacctccctcctccaataCCATATTCTCCCCCTCTCAGTCAACGTCTCCTCTCTCGAACCCGGACCTTCCTACctcttccccaccctcctcacctcctccaactaCACAAACGTCACCGCAGGCCAaaacatcctcctctcccgccagcACGACGACACAACCGTCGTCACCTCTGGCCTCGGCACCCGCTCCACTTTCTTCGAGTCCCCCGATCAAGACATCCCCTTCACAGGCGGCTTCATCCAGATAGTCGACACCCTTCTcgtccccccctcccggcTAGAAATCACTGCCCGAGATGCCTACAAAGACCTCACCTCCTTTTTGGGGGCTCTCTACAAGTCCGGCCTATCGCCCGCCCTCTCGTCCCAAAAagacatcaccatcctcgcccccCGCAACGCCGCCTTCCAGTCCATCGCCTCCGCCCTCGACCCCCTGTCCAGGGAGGACCTCGCCACCGTCCTCAAGTACCACATCATCCCCGACAAagtcctctcctcctctgacCTGTCTGCCCTCGGCAACTCGACCGGTTCGTCGCTGGCAACGCTCCTCGGCGCCGACAGCAGGGCAAGCAAAGTCACCGTCTCCAGAGCAGGCAACAACATCTTCTTCAACTCGGCGCAGCTCCTCCAGTCGGATATCTTGCTTGCCAACGGGGTCATCCACATCATCGACAATGTCCTGAATCCGGATGAGTTCGCCGAGGTGCCCGACCTGGAAGCCAAATCCCAAACCCCCGTGTTCCAGGTCAGCAAGGGCGCCGAGACGCGCACGGGGACGAGGGTGCCGGCGCCGTTTACCACCTGGCTGCCCTGCACCACTGACTGTCCTGAGCCGACTGTGGACGCAAACACACAAAGGACGGCGACGACAACCGGGAGAAACGGAGTGAACAGCCAGACTAGCAGTGGAATGGGTGCCCAAGTGACGGCTCTAGCAGGCATCTTGGGCGCCGTGGGTGTGGGCGTGATTGGAATGGGGGTAATGTGA